The following are encoded in a window of Podospora pseudoanserina strain CBS 124.78 chromosome 6, whole genome shotgun sequence genomic DNA:
- a CDS encoding hypothetical protein (EggNog:ENOG503PAAH; COG:Q) — translation MAMMVSPTDFLDAHYYLYLFVLFTGAFLLRDTLRNRHLSRFPHLNPKPVTELTKTRIRKEFFTTSYTIIRQWFRTNPDKAVRVTADVGDVIILPVRLANEIKNDPRLSFGGFIYNSFHASLPGFEGFREGARDSRIVQAVIARDLTKHLNKVTEPLAEETRLALDELLPHKMASATWQPVEIRDTILHLIARISSRVFLGSELCRNEDWLKVTRDYTTDAMRAAIELRFVPKPVRFLAHWFMPSCQKARVHVQEARRIIGPVLEKRRAQKMAGNGNFDDDAIEWFEHEAQGKPYDPVIAQLVMSMAAIHTTTDLTMQVLADLVQHPDMIDPLREEIESALREGGWTKNSLYNMKLLDSVIKESQRIKPIGLVSMRRVATAPLTLSDGTYIPKGATIAVSAERMWDPAAYPGADSWDGNRFLKMRSVPGSEHVAQLVSTSPEHMGFGHGQHACPGRFFAGNEVKIALVHLLLRYDWRLPEGAAAPKPRTLGFGLGVDPSLRLEYRPRTRNLGDLGGIEVW, via the exons GCTCATTACTACCTTTACTTGTTTGTCCTCTTCACTGGTGCTTTCCTCCTTCGAGACACACTTCGAAATCGCCATCTATCCCGATTTCctcacctcaaccccaagcctGTGACGGAGCTGACCAAAACTCGCATCCGCAAGGAGTTCTTCACCACATCCTACACCATCATTCGTCAGTGGTTCCgcaccaaccccgacaagGCAGTCCGGGTCACGGCAGATGTGGGCGATGTCATCATCTTGCCCGTCCGACTGGCCAATGAAATCAAAAACGACCCCCGGTTGAGCTTTGGAGGGTTTATTTACAACTCGTTCCACGCGAGCCTACCGGGGTTTGAAGGCTTCAGAGAGGGTGCCAGGGATTCGAGGATTGTGCAGGCAGTCATAGCGCGCGATCTGACAAAGCACCTGA ACAAGGTGACCGAGCCTCTGGCAGAAGAAACGAGACTCGCGCTTGATGAGCTACTACCCCATAAGATGGCGAGTGCAACATGGCAGCCCGTCGAGATTCGCGATACAATCCTACACCTCATTGCACGCATCTCCTCTCGCGTGTTTCTAGGCAGCGAGCTCTGCCGAAATGAAGACTGGCTCAAGGTCACACGCGACTACACAACCGATGCTATGCGCGCGGCTATTGAGTTACGTTTCGTCCCCAAGCCTGTGCGATTTCTGGCACACTGGTTTATGCCGTCTTGCCAAAAAGCAAGAGTGCATGTCCAGGAGGCAAGACGGATCATTGGGCCTGTtctggaaaagagaagagcaCAAAAAATGGCCGGCAACGGCAATTTTGACGACGATGCTATTGAATG GTTCGAGCACGAGGCACAAGGCAAACCGTATGATCCTGTCATTGCGCAGCTTGTCATGAGCATGGCAGCCATCCATACCACGACCGATCTGACAATGCAGGTTTTGGCCGATTTGGTCCAGCATCCTGACATGATTGACCCTCTGCGCGAAGAGATCGAGTCGGCTCTTCGGGAGGGTGGCTGGACCAAGAACTCGCTTTACAACATGAAGCTTTTGGACAGCGTGATCAAAGAGAGCCAACGGATCAAGCCAATCGGCCTTGTCTCGATGCGTCGTGTGGCTACAGCGCCCCTCACCTTGTCAGACGGCACCTACATTCCCAAGGGTGCCACGATTGCCGTGTCAGCAGAGCGCATGTGGGATCCAGCTGCTTATCCTGGAGCTGACTCGTGGGATGGCAACCGGTTTCTGAAGATGCGATCTGTTCCAGGCAGCGAGCATGTTGCGCAGTTGGTTAGCACCAGCCCTGAGCACATGGGCTTTGGACACGGGCAGCATGCCTGTCCTGGGCGCTTTTTCGCGGGAAATGAAGTCAAGATTGCGCTTGTTCACTTGTTGCTGAGATATGACTGGCGACTACCCGAGGGAGCTGCAGCCCCAAAGCCAAGAACACTGGGCTTTGGT